A segment of the Crassostrea angulata isolate pt1a10 chromosome 10, ASM2561291v2, whole genome shotgun sequence genome:
ATCTTTTACGTTTTATTTGTAATTGTGGTGTCtactttacaaaaaatatttatgctaatttttgatcttgtattatttttcaatttttataggATCGGGCTCGGCATTTCGTCAGTCAACCGGACTCTGCTAGTTTGGAGACGTCAGTTGATCAACAACTTGAACAAAGcttaaattcttaaaattgaGCGACTGTCGTTGGTGCTGTAGGTATGGTATAATAGTAGATTTTTAAGTTCAGTTATGTTCAGTAGCTTGTCATATGATATTTGTCTTTAATATGCTATTCCGACTCGGATTATGTCGGCACTATCTTGACCTATACATAACCAGCTGATTACAtcgtcatatttttttcaaattttgtgtaattaaatcattgctgctgaaaCAATACTAAGCAATGTTTACTTTATGACTTTCTTTATAACTAGGGTGAAACAGAGCTAAATGCCTGTCATAATACGTACAAGTATAAAAATTTGCCCAATAGAAGTGTCCTTGATATAAGCATTAGTCTAGAGCCCCGGTGTTGCTCTCTCTGTAgataataaattatttctaatatatttatgcatatatCTCAATTTTTCCTCAATCGGTTATCTACAAAAGAACTGTTTATTTTCATGTCAGAGTAATGCAAATGTAATGGGTTGATGTAGACTATGCCTGTCTAATTCTTAAATGTGATGGGATGGGAGAAATGCTGACAGACAAGACCGGGATTCAAACCCGGGTTCCTTGAATCAcaagtcaggtgctctacccaccgagctatctggcgccgatATTGAACCGATCAGACTGTCACACAGACTATACTCTCCCAAAATGTTTTTGcagaaaactttattttaaattatatggtttttattgttcatataTAATTACCTCAGatcaaaaaatacttatttacaaaaatgaaaaataaatttcaggAACCAAGATTTTTCCATTGACAGGCCCTCTCTTGTAAGATTGAAAATAGTTATAAATTCAATCATGAATGAAGAAATCTTGGACactttgtcatttattttatatagattttaATCGTAAATCACTAATAggtataatttcttttttaaatcattaaaaaaaagaacctAGGACAACGTGATTTGCTCATtgtaattatgtacatgtaggcataTATACCTGtatcaaaactgtaaaaaaaatgttagtcaGACAAACTactgatttaaaagaaaacttgaaaagaaagtacattttcattttaggtCACCAAAAAGAACGTCAAGATGAGATGACAAACATTCAAAATACCTGGCGCAGGCTtggttttttgtattaattgAGCATTAATATGGAAGAGGCAGCATCAACTAATGGAGTGAGCGAGGACACAGATGATGCATCGTAAGTACTTCTCAAGTGTAGTTTCTGGCTAGGCCTAATTTTTTACCCCTCTGATGCTTTCTTCTGATTTTGTTATCATGGACCTCTATGGGTTGTAGCATCAGAGTTGCATGCCATGATGGAAAGTGGGAATTCTGTTAATGTACTTTATATATCCAccaataatgatattttatctGATCGGCTGCATAGAATAAAACATTGACCCATTAATTCTTGGTAATTTATCTACCAATTTGTTACTGTAAAATTGAGCTATTTACTTTGGGCCATGTAGCAAGTACACCATTCTTTATTAATTAGAAACTAAAACATTACTGTCATTGAAATAATgtgatactagtatttataatagattgatttattatacatgttttaagaTTAAATCTAAATCTCATATTTGAACTTATGTCAGGGAGAAGCATGAGGAAGAGGAGCTGACATTTCTAGAAATTCCTTGGGAGGATGTGATTTTCAAGTACATCATGCCTTGTCTTCCTCTTCAAACCAAGTTCCAAATGAGGAGAGTCTCCAAGCAGTGCCTGGAGATGATGACACTTTATTTCAGCATCAGTAGGACTGTGAACACATGTCGCATTGCAAACAAAATGACGGCAGGGGCACTGTCCATAATGACAAAAAACAACACAGGTCTCCATGATCTAGTGCTGAGGAACTCCAAGGACTGGCTTACTGACCCTGTACTGATTCCTGTCctgaaacaaaatcaaaagctGCAGCGACTGGACATCTCCAACTGTTCCTTTGTAACCAACAGCTCTCTCCAGGTGTTAGGAGTTAATTGTAAGAACGTCAGAACGGTCTGTTTGACCGACTGTCATTGGGTCAGCGTGGAGGGACTGACAGTTCTCGCCTTTCATTGTGTCAACATAGAGAGCCTGGACCTAACAGGATGCTGGGGAATCACTGACGAGGCCATCACACTTCTTGCCATGCAGTGCAAGAAGTAGGGACATTCATACTTTGTTTCTGATTTAAAGTGTATGACTTTAAAAACGAAATGAGATATAATGCAGTACAATGTATTTGGGTTGTTTAAATTCAGGTTGCAATATCTGTCCTTGGCCAAAATCTATGGACTCACCGATTATGCCATGTCAATTTTGGCCAGAGAAGCCACTTCAATGCGACATCTAAACATCAGAGGGTGTTGGCGGCTTTCTGATGACTCCATCAGGCAAGTACATTTTCAATACACTAACAGCAGCTGGCTATCAGTGTGAAGAGTAATATTAAAGTTTTTATATTCTATAGGATTCTAGCAGAATATGCCACAAATCTGAAAGCTTTAGAGGCTCGTGAATGTAGAGATATTACTGAAAACAGTCTGTATAAACTCAGAAACAGAGGAGTGAAAATTGATGTCCGTCCACCCCAGCCTCCCCGAGGACTAGCAGGGCTCCGACATCGATCCAGGAGACTCAATGTGCAAATATAGACCCCTCTGACACCTTAAAGTTctgatttttttaagcatttgcTTAATACTTCAGTTTTTATATTCTATAGGAGTCTTGCTGAACGCAGCAGAAATCTGAGAGCGTTAGAGGTGCGTGAATGTAAGGACATTACAGAAACGGCCCTGCTTGTTCTACGAATGCAGGGTGTCAGAATTGATCGACCACAACCATCTAAACTGGGATTTGGTTGGTTAAAAAACAGGAGTAAACTGCTTAGGTGCAGAGAATTCAATATGATTGGGCTTTTCAGgaaataaaattctaattttaaaaaagggaaatttttaCCCCCATTAAATTTTTTGCTCTAAAGACTTATTGACTAGtggttaaattaaaaataagtcTAATTAAAAactctttaattttaaaacaagtttgaGCAAATTTAAACCAAAGTCACAAAGTGGAATTTTTTACAATTCTGATGGGCAAAACTTGTATGGGGCGAAAAATATCCTGTATATTGAATTGTGAAGCTACATGAATTGTGAAGCTATAAAAAATAGATTGTTAATTGATGGATATTTGTTTTATTGCttacaatttcaaaatattttgaacattttcattgATTCTTTTATTGAGATATTTGACATCATTTATGATCGTGTTCTTTTTTAAGGTGCTTAGATATTGAGTTTCGATGTTGAATGATTTCATCAAGA
Coding sequences within it:
- the LOC128168156 gene encoding F-box/LRR-repeat protein 15-like isoform X2 is translated as MEEAASTNGVSEDTDDASEKHEEEELTFLEIPWEDVIFKYIMPCLPLQTKFQMRRVSKQCLEMMTLYFSISRTVNTCRIANKMTAGALSIMTKNNTGLHDLVLRNSKDWLTDPVLIPVLKQNQKLQRLDISNCSFVTNSSLQVLGVNCKNVRTVCLTDCHWVSVEGLTVLAFHCVNIESLDLTGCWGITDEAITLLAMQCKKLQYLSLAKIYGLTDYAMSILAREATSMRHLNIRGCWRLSDDSIRILAEYATNLKALEARECRDITENSLYKLRNRGVKIDVRPPQPPRGLAGLRHRSRRLNVQI
- the LOC128168156 gene encoding F-box/LRR-repeat protein 15-like isoform X1; amino-acid sequence: MEEAASTNGVSEDTDDASEKHEEEELTFLEIPWEDVIFKYIMPCLPLQTKFQMRRVSKQCLEMMTLYFSISRTVNTCRIANKMTAGALSIMTKNNTGLHDLVLRNSKDWLTDPVLIPVLKQNQKLQRLDISNCSFVTNSSLQVLGVNCKNVRTVCLTDCHWVSVEGLTVLAFHCVNIESLDLTGCWGITDEAITLLAMQCKKLQYLSLAKIYGLTDYAMSILAREATSMRHLNIRGCWRLSDDSIRSLAERSRNLRALEVRECKDITETALLVLRMQGVRIDRPQPSKLGFGWLKNRSKLLRCREFNMIGLFRK